The following proteins come from a genomic window of Polyangiaceae bacterium:
- a CDS encoding SUMF1/EgtB/PvdO family nonheme iron enzyme, protein MVDVGPFCIDRHEATNAEYKQFLDAVGTPAPGSQPTGCEFNASFHPNEHCSTGFDVQNKPDYAVYCVDWCDAYAYCKWAGKHLCGNIGGGPLNDQNFEDYSVSQWGYACSNGGQTNYPYGDTSQVGTCAIGVDEGAVETHPVCRGLVSPFDQVYDMVGRPSEWIDYCDPIYGCMLMGHLAQPAVMTSSCKANKFEGKHSGTYDTAIRCCL, encoded by the coding sequence ATGGTCGACGTTGGTCCGTTCTGCATCGACCGCCACGAGGCCACGAACGCGGAGTACAAACAGTTCCTCGATGCGGTCGGTACGCCCGCTCCGGGTTCACAGCCCACCGGTTGCGAGTTCAACGCGAGCTTTCACCCGAACGAGCACTGCTCGACCGGCTTCGATGTTCAGAACAAGCCGGACTACGCAGTGTACTGCGTCGATTGGTGCGACGCGTACGCGTACTGCAAGTGGGCGGGGAAGCACTTGTGCGGAAACATTGGCGGCGGTCCGCTGAACGACCAGAACTTCGAGGACTACAGCGTGAGCCAGTGGGGGTACGCGTGCAGCAATGGCGGGCAAACGAACTATCCGTACGGCGACACGTCGCAGGTGGGGACTTGCGCCATTGGCGTGGACGAAGGCGCAGTTGAGACCCACCCGGTTTGCAGGGGCCTCGTGTCGCCGTTTGACCAAGTCTACGACATGGTCGGTAGGCCGTCCGAGTGGATTGACTATTGCGACCCAATCTACGGCTGCATGCTCATGGGCCACCTGGCTCAGCCGGCCGTAATGACTTCGTCGTGCAAGGCCAACAAGTTTGAAGGCAAGCACAGCGGTACGTACGACACTGCCATTCGCTGTTGCTTGTGA
- the tnpB gene encoding IS66 family insertion sequence element accessory protein TnpB yields MRRSFDGLALAAREHLGEDPQSGALFAFINKRRNRLKVLWFDRNGYCILYKRLHRARFQVPGSRTLDPSKLGPLLRGVENSR; encoded by the coding sequence ATGCGGCGCTCCTTCGACGGCCTTGCACTCGCCGCTCGCGAGCACCTCGGCGAGGATCCCCAGAGCGGCGCGCTGTTTGCGTTCATCAACAAGCGCAGGAATCGGCTGAAGGTGTTGTGGTTCGATCGCAACGGCTACTGCATCCTGTACAAGCGCTTGCATCGCGCTCGCTTCCAGGTGCCCGGTTCGCGTACGCTCGATCCCTCCAAGCTCGGCCCGCTCCTACGCGGCGTAGAAAACTCGCGGTGA
- the ribA gene encoding GTP cyclohydrolase II, which translates to MKEYEALDPPTVLPALDHAAHAPLPTKYGTFELHVYRSNEAPSHGLSNEHLALVMGQVHGKRGVAVRVHSECLTSEVFGSLKCDCKGQLERAMAEIGRRGEGVVLYLRQEGRGIGLANKIRAYALQAQGADTIEANELLHLPVDARQYDIAAAMLQDLGVLSIELMTNNPEKVSSLQHLGIIVEKRIPTLVAATPFSAEYLEVKRRRMQHELPSGVFHQKPTNDSGDDGGDSSDPAATH; encoded by the coding sequence ATGAAAGAATACGAAGCCTTGGACCCTCCGACGGTGCTCCCGGCACTCGACCACGCGGCACACGCACCGCTCCCGACCAAGTACGGCACTTTCGAGCTGCACGTTTATCGGTCGAACGAGGCGCCCTCCCATGGTCTGTCCAACGAGCACCTCGCCCTGGTGATGGGGCAGGTGCACGGCAAACGCGGTGTGGCCGTGCGCGTGCATTCGGAGTGCCTCACCAGTGAGGTGTTCGGCAGCCTCAAGTGCGACTGCAAGGGTCAGCTCGAGCGCGCCATGGCCGAGATTGGCCGCCGGGGTGAAGGCGTCGTGCTCTACCTCCGGCAAGAAGGCCGCGGCATCGGCCTCGCAAACAAGATCCGCGCCTACGCCCTGCAAGCCCAAGGCGCCGACACGATCGAAGCCAACGAGCTCTTGCACCTACCGGTAGACGCGCGGCAGTACGACATCGCCGCCGCCATGCTTCAAGATCTCGGCGTGCTGTCCATCGAGCTGATGACCAACAACCCCGAGAAGGTGAGCTCGCTGCAGCACCTCGGCATCATCGTCGAGAAGCGGATTCCCACCTTGGTGGCCGCCACGCCCTTCAGCGCGGAGTACCTCGAGGTGAAGCGCCGCCGCATGCAGCACGAGCTACCGAGCGGCGTCTTCCACCAGAAGCCCACCAACGACAGCGGCGACGACGGCGGGGATTCTTCCGATCCCGCCGCCACCCACTGA
- a CDS encoding IS66 family transposase, translating into MVDASVLQRLDELEREQHRIRDELTRAEEERRAAEEARDEYHKLYLETLERCRKLERGILGQKTERLPENEQQLTLSILQTALGSPASELEQDTDVKAHRRRNNHGRKPIPEHLPRVEIEILPPEVQEKGLAAFERIGQEVTEVLERRPASLVVARIIKPKFVPKDRARNDSTQVLVGATPALPIARCLAGPGMLADTIVRRWQDHQPLHRLEGIYERDGLPLARSTICGWHDQLTPLVQPLVAAMRQDAFEQPYLCTDATGVLVQAKEKCRNGHFWVLVAPERHVLFEFSKHHDGDAVDDLLAGYSGYLVADAHTVYDHLYEDGSVTEVNCWAHARRYYFKALSSDPEHARVALGHIGALFKIERSLATAPRKKKERLRQKHSKPILKRFFSWCDELWPSLHEDSPMYEAVRYSRNQREGLQRFLDDGRLPIHNNISELNLRRQAIGRKNWLFVGSEDGAAANVAFTSLLASCRMHGVEPWSYLRDILCLLPDWPAHRLLELSPLHWAATSALPEVDRALDDNVYRRLTLLGGTAAGG; encoded by the coding sequence GTGGTCGACGCCAGCGTTCTGCAGCGCCTGGACGAGCTTGAGCGGGAGCAACACCGCATCCGCGATGAGCTGACCCGCGCCGAGGAAGAGCGCCGCGCGGCGGAAGAAGCGCGCGACGAGTACCACAAGCTGTACCTCGAAACGCTGGAGCGCTGCCGCAAGCTCGAGCGTGGAATCCTCGGCCAGAAGACAGAGCGGCTGCCCGAAAACGAGCAGCAGCTCACGCTGTCCATCCTGCAAACGGCGCTGGGCTCGCCCGCCAGCGAGCTCGAGCAAGACACCGACGTCAAGGCTCACCGTCGCAGGAACAACCACGGTCGGAAGCCAATCCCGGAGCACCTCCCGCGCGTCGAGATCGAGATCCTACCGCCCGAGGTGCAGGAGAAGGGTCTCGCTGCGTTCGAGCGGATCGGGCAAGAAGTAACGGAAGTGTTGGAGCGACGGCCCGCATCCCTCGTCGTCGCTCGCATCATCAAGCCCAAGTTCGTCCCCAAAGACCGCGCCCGGAACGACTCGACGCAGGTTCTCGTGGGAGCAACGCCCGCCCTGCCCATCGCCCGCTGCCTTGCTGGCCCGGGCATGCTCGCTGATACCATCGTCCGACGTTGGCAGGATCACCAGCCGCTCCACCGCCTGGAAGGGATCTATGAGCGCGACGGCCTTCCCCTCGCACGCTCGACAATCTGCGGCTGGCATGACCAGCTGACACCGCTCGTGCAGCCCCTGGTCGCGGCGATGCGCCAGGATGCTTTCGAGCAGCCCTACCTCTGCACCGACGCAACCGGCGTGCTCGTGCAAGCCAAGGAGAAGTGTCGCAACGGGCACTTCTGGGTGCTCGTCGCTCCGGAACGCCACGTCTTGTTCGAGTTCAGTAAGCACCACGACGGCGATGCCGTCGACGATCTCCTTGCAGGCTACTCTGGCTATCTCGTTGCCGACGCGCACACCGTCTACGATCACCTCTACGAAGATGGCTCCGTAACCGAGGTCAACTGCTGGGCGCATGCGCGAAGGTACTACTTCAAGGCCCTCAGCTCCGACCCCGAACACGCTCGAGTCGCGCTCGGACACATCGGTGCGCTCTTCAAAATCGAGCGCTCGCTCGCAACGGCTCCCCGAAAGAAGAAGGAGCGCCTGAGACAGAAACACTCCAAGCCGATTCTGAAGCGATTCTTCTCTTGGTGCGACGAGCTTTGGCCGTCTCTGCACGAAGACTCGCCGATGTACGAGGCCGTGCGCTACTCACGCAACCAGCGTGAGGGGCTGCAGCGATTCCTCGATGATGGTCGGCTTCCCATCCACAACAACATCAGCGAGCTGAATCTCCGTCGCCAGGCGATCGGCCGGAAGAACTGGCTATTCGTCGGCAGCGAGGATGGCGCCGCCGCCAACGTGGCCTTCACCTCACTGCTCGCCAGTTGCCGCATGCACGGCGTGGAGCCGTGGAGCTACCTTCGCGACATCCTGTGCTTGCTGCCCGACTGGCCAGCGCATCGCCTGCTCGAATTGTCGCCGTTGCACTGGGCGGCGACGTCAGCATTGCCCGAAGTGGACCGCGCGCTCGACGACAACGTCTACCGCCGCCTCACGCTGCTCGGCGGCACAGCCGCCGGCGGCTAG
- the glmU gene encoding bifunctional UDP-N-acetylglucosamine diphosphorylase/glucosamine-1-phosphate N-acetyltransferase GlmU — MSDLVAVVLAAGQGKRMKSSRSKVLFPVAGRALLHYPVAAAFAAGASHVVCVVSPDNHDDVLAALREDFGDRVSAKVQDPPRGTGDAARVGLEGLTGDRVLVLCGDTPLLAAAALTELSAALDREQAKLALLSCEVDDASGYGRVLRDESGRVLEVREHRDLKTNAERAVREINAGVYAAHADFLREALSQVSPNNAQGEYYLTDVVAIAAKSRAAIAELGDPSVLLGVNDRAQLAEAEELLFARIAEAHARAGASVKRGARIETGVVVEPDATVEAGVTLRGKTVIRSGATVDVGSVITSSEVGAGALIKPYSVITDSRVGPGAQIGPFAHLRPGSEIEDDAHIGNFVETKKTRVRKGAKANHLAYLGDGDIGEGANVGAGTIFCNYDGFKKHTTTIGPRAFIGSDSQLVAPITIGEGAYVATGTTVTKDVPADALAIARPKQENKLGYAPRLRARLKGSS, encoded by the coding sequence ATGTCCGATCTCGTTGCCGTCGTGCTGGCTGCTGGTCAAGGCAAACGCATGAAGAGCAGCCGCTCCAAGGTGCTCTTCCCCGTCGCCGGCCGGGCGCTGCTCCACTATCCCGTCGCCGCCGCCTTCGCCGCCGGCGCGAGCCACGTGGTGTGCGTGGTGAGCCCCGACAATCACGACGACGTGCTCGCCGCGCTGCGCGAGGACTTTGGCGACCGCGTGAGCGCGAAGGTACAAGATCCGCCGCGGGGAACCGGCGACGCCGCGCGTGTCGGTCTCGAAGGGCTCACGGGCGATCGCGTGCTGGTGCTGTGCGGCGATACGCCGCTGCTCGCTGCGGCCGCCCTCACCGAGCTATCCGCTGCCCTCGATCGCGAGCAGGCGAAGCTGGCGCTGCTCTCCTGCGAGGTAGACGACGCCTCCGGCTATGGCCGCGTGCTCCGCGACGAGTCTGGTCGCGTGCTCGAAGTGCGGGAGCATCGCGATCTGAAGACCAACGCCGAGCGCGCCGTTCGTGAAATCAACGCCGGCGTGTACGCCGCCCACGCGGATTTCCTGCGCGAGGCCCTCTCGCAAGTCTCGCCCAACAACGCTCAAGGCGAGTATTACCTCACGGACGTGGTAGCCATCGCCGCGAAGTCCCGCGCCGCCATCGCCGAGCTCGGTGATCCGTCCGTGCTGCTGGGCGTGAACGACCGCGCGCAGCTGGCCGAGGCAGAAGAGCTGCTCTTCGCGCGCATCGCCGAAGCTCACGCCCGCGCCGGCGCCAGCGTCAAGCGCGGCGCGCGCATCGAGACCGGCGTGGTGGTGGAGCCCGACGCCACCGTGGAAGCGGGCGTCACCCTCCGCGGAAAGACCGTGATCCGCAGCGGCGCCACGGTGGACGTGGGCTCGGTCATCACGAGCTCCGAGGTCGGCGCCGGCGCGCTGATCAAGCCGTACTCGGTGATCACCGACAGCCGCGTCGGCCCCGGCGCCCAGATCGGTCCCTTCGCGCATCTCCGCCCCGGCAGCGAGATCGAGGACGACGCGCACATCGGCAACTTCGTGGAGACCAAGAAGACCCGCGTGCGCAAGGGCGCGAAAGCCAATCACCTCGCTTACCTCGGCGACGGTGACATCGGCGAAGGCGCCAACGTCGGCGCGGGCACCATCTTCTGCAACTACGACGGCTTCAAGAAGCACACGACGACCATCGGCCCGCGCGCCTTCATCGGCAGCGACTCTCAGCTGGTCGCGCCCATCACCATCGGCGAGGGTGCCTACGTGGCCACCGGCACCACCGTCACCAAGGACGTCCCCGCCGACGCCCTGGCCATCGCGCGACCGAAGCAAGAGAACAAGCTCGGCTACGCGCCGCGGCTCCGAGCGCGCCTCAAAGGCAGCTCCTGA
- the ribF gene encoding riboflavin biosynthesis protein RibF: MSSRRIDGAASLAASPGSTLVVIGNFDGVHLGHCTMVHSAVQEAQKNGLAPLVLTFYPHPAEVLGRGKQEVLTPLDYKIELLGRAAPELRVVVERFTRELAGKSPRQFAEELLVGELGAGVVIVGDNFRFGKGRAGDVSTLVALGKELGFVAHTHALEGDAEGPYSSSRVRDAVRSGDLPTATRILGRPHALSGGVVRGDGRGRTIGIPTANIAPVPELLPPFGVYACVVDDITDPAAPRALAPAVTNIGQRPTFDASFSVETHLLDWDGNHDHDGNRDHDGDRDRDRAGNRDGNHDHDGNRDHAGNRDLYDKRLRVHLVARLRDERKFPNKDALVAQIQQDIAQARPLLAPLSPKTPTWF, encoded by the coding sequence GTGTCGTCCCGCCGCATCGATGGAGCCGCGTCGCTCGCTGCCTCGCCCGGATCCACGTTGGTGGTGATCGGCAACTTCGACGGCGTGCACCTGGGGCACTGCACCATGGTCCACTCCGCGGTGCAGGAAGCGCAGAAGAACGGCCTCGCGCCGCTGGTGCTCACCTTCTATCCGCATCCCGCGGAGGTGCTCGGGCGCGGCAAGCAAGAGGTGCTCACGCCGCTCGATTACAAGATTGAGCTCCTTGGTCGCGCCGCCCCGGAGCTCCGGGTGGTGGTGGAGCGTTTCACGCGGGAGCTCGCCGGCAAGAGCCCGCGGCAGTTCGCCGAAGAGCTGCTCGTCGGCGAGCTGGGCGCCGGCGTCGTGATCGTGGGGGACAACTTCCGCTTCGGCAAAGGCCGCGCCGGCGACGTGTCCACCCTCGTCGCGCTGGGCAAGGAGCTCGGCTTCGTCGCCCACACGCATGCGCTGGAGGGCGACGCCGAGGGTCCGTACTCCAGCAGCCGCGTTCGCGACGCCGTGCGCAGCGGCGACTTGCCCACCGCCACGCGCATCCTCGGCCGCCCCCACGCGCTTTCCGGCGGCGTGGTCCGGGGCGACGGCCGCGGTCGCACCATCGGCATCCCCACGGCGAACATCGCCCCCGTCCCCGAGCTCTTGCCGCCCTTCGGCGTGTACGCCTGCGTGGTCGACGACATCACCGATCCCGCCGCCCCGCGCGCCCTCGCGCCCGCCGTCACCAATATCGGCCAGCGCCCGACCTTCGACGCGAGCTTCAGCGTCGAAACGCACCTGCTCGACTGGGACGGCAACCACGACCACGACGGCAACCGCGATCACGACGGCGATCGCGACCGCGACCGCGCCGGCAACCGCGACGGCAACCACGACCACGACGGCAACCGCGACCACGCCGGCAACCGCGACCTGTACGACAAGCGCCTGCGCGTGCACCTCGTCGCGCGCCTGCGAGACGAGCGCAAGTTCCCGAACAAGGACGCCCTGGTCGCTCAGATCCAGCAAGACATCGCCCAAGCGCGTCCGCTCCTCGCGCCCCTGTCCCCCAAGACTCCCACCTGGTTCTGA
- a CDS encoding SUMF1/EgtB/PvdO family nonheme iron enzyme → MADLGEFCIDKHEATQEEYEKFLVAVGTTPSGAQPVGCQANSSFHPNDHCAGYFQPQTKWNHAVGCVDWCDAYAYCKWAGKHLCSSVSGQVLTAQTFEDYSASQWGYACSNGGQTDYPYGATLQPQNCMSTVDSAPVGSYAQCTGLAVPFNQVFDMVGSVAEWIDYCDVNQGCALMGRLDTPNDKPSSCTANTYALKLTASETTGIRCCL, encoded by the coding sequence ATGGCGGATCTTGGCGAGTTCTGCATCGACAAGCACGAGGCGACGCAAGAAGAGTACGAGAAGTTCCTGGTCGCCGTGGGCACGACGCCATCTGGCGCGCAGCCAGTGGGCTGCCAGGCGAACTCGAGCTTTCATCCCAACGACCACTGCGCCGGCTACTTCCAGCCGCAGACCAAGTGGAACCACGCCGTGGGCTGCGTGGATTGGTGCGATGCCTACGCGTACTGCAAATGGGCCGGGAAGCACCTCTGTAGCTCCGTTTCGGGGCAGGTGCTCACCGCCCAGACGTTCGAGGACTACTCGGCGAGCCAGTGGGGCTATGCATGCAGCAACGGTGGGCAAACCGACTATCCGTACGGCGCTACCCTCCAACCGCAGAACTGCATGTCGACCGTGGATTCGGCGCCGGTTGGCAGCTATGCGCAGTGCACGGGATTGGCGGTTCCGTTCAACCAAGTGTTCGACATGGTGGGCTCCGTTGCGGAGTGGATTGACTACTGCGACGTGAACCAAGGCTGTGCGCTCATGGGACGGCTGGATACGCCCAACGACAAGCCCAGCTCCTGCACGGCGAACACTTACGCGTTGAAGCTCACGGCGAGCGAGACGACGGGGATCCGATGCTGCTTGTAG
- the holA gene encoding DNA polymerase III subunit delta, which yields MTPDQALKEARAGELRPVYLVTGEERHLQTQVTTALRQAALAGATPGLNEDQFTAGEATVDAVLGAARTLPMFAKRRLVMVRALERWEAKGTEALEALLEYAKDPSPSTVLLLTAAKLDKRKKLTAYAFKQGFAVNCEALSRGDLPRWIAATAKERGNSIAAGVADLLAELAGPELSTVADALERVCLYVGEGETITEEAVAECVVRVRPTTVWELVGAVGKRDAGSALAALERVYDPHDRGLRLVGVLAWSARQLLRFESAMQSGARPEEAAKRAGAPPFKARELAAQVRSIPRQDLEQWLELLARVDLALKGGSKRPPKAVLEHAILSLCHQNSARPGQRQNRGA from the coding sequence ATGACCCCGGACCAAGCCCTGAAAGAAGCGCGCGCCGGCGAGCTTCGGCCCGTTTACTTGGTGACGGGGGAGGAGCGCCACCTGCAGACGCAGGTGACGACGGCGCTGCGGCAGGCCGCGCTGGCAGGCGCCACGCCGGGGCTGAACGAAGATCAGTTCACCGCCGGCGAGGCCACCGTGGACGCCGTGCTCGGCGCTGCGCGCACGCTGCCGATGTTCGCCAAGCGGCGGCTGGTGATGGTGCGCGCCCTGGAGCGCTGGGAAGCCAAGGGCACCGAAGCGCTGGAAGCGCTCCTCGAGTACGCCAAGGATCCGTCGCCTTCTACCGTGCTGTTGCTCACCGCCGCCAAGCTCGACAAGCGCAAGAAGCTCACCGCCTACGCCTTCAAGCAGGGCTTTGCCGTGAACTGTGAAGCGTTGAGCCGCGGGGATCTGCCGCGCTGGATCGCCGCCACCGCCAAGGAGCGGGGCAACTCCATCGCCGCGGGCGTTGCGGACTTGCTGGCGGAGCTCGCGGGGCCGGAGCTCTCCACCGTGGCGGACGCGCTGGAGCGCGTGTGCCTGTACGTGGGGGAAGGCGAGACCATCACGGAAGAAGCCGTGGCGGAGTGCGTGGTGCGCGTGCGGCCCACCACCGTGTGGGAGCTGGTGGGCGCCGTGGGCAAACGAGACGCGGGCAGCGCCCTGGCGGCCCTCGAGCGCGTCTACGATCCTCACGATCGCGGTCTGCGCTTGGTCGGCGTGCTCGCCTGGTCCGCGCGGCAGCTATTGCGCTTCGAGTCCGCCATGCAGAGCGGCGCGCGCCCCGAAGAGGCCGCCAAGCGCGCCGGCGCACCGCCCTTCAAGGCCCGCGAGCTGGCAGCGCAAGTGCGCAGCATCCCTCGACAAGATCTGGAGCAGTGGCTCGAGCTCCTGGCCCGTGTAGACCTCGCCCTCAAGGGCGGCTCCAAGCGTCCGCCCAAAGCAGTGTTGGAGCACGCCATCCTCAGCCTCTGTCACCAGAACAGTGCACGTCCAGGACAACGACAAAACAGGGGAGCTTGA
- a CDS encoding response regulator: MTRVLVVDDVAAAARTLARLVRTFGMHCETANSADDVLHKRSLERYDVMLLDLVMPGMDGITLCAQLRARGFDGVIIIVSAEDDSGEKARAFDAFADDYLVKPVAGEELERRIRVRLEHRVEVRELRAGQVVSVAPSSSRTPSSPGLTPVTRAPVPISGRIGLLVADPDSTRRAHFLQRFSMSGAVVQEADSREAALEKVVSKDVEAVVLWSRGGAEEDAWALSLVSALRRAAPRTGIIVLSHTFEEPSPEHAQAGADLAFPGGVNAKALWFAVSSLVHGRRERAQILDLGDVKISMIARMVIVNGKERDVGPVAHQLLALVGGVYPGTLSLPILHDLMGYAGEYSSEFSPLKQAFRRVRERLTPFGDILETRGGCRLIHTSQLCRKSDTMPKVDRGAEPAEPDARQTSKSKPKSKRPAGKPKKQRE, translated from the coding sequence ATGACGCGGGTGCTCGTCGTTGACGACGTGGCGGCGGCGGCGCGTACGTTGGCGCGGCTGGTGCGCACCTTCGGGATGCACTGTGAGACGGCGAACAGTGCGGACGACGTGCTCCACAAGAGGTCGCTCGAACGTTACGACGTGATGCTGCTCGATCTCGTGATGCCGGGCATGGATGGCATCACGCTGTGTGCCCAGTTGCGCGCGCGGGGGTTTGACGGCGTCATCATCATCGTGAGCGCCGAGGACGATAGCGGGGAGAAGGCGCGCGCCTTCGATGCCTTCGCGGACGACTACCTGGTGAAGCCGGTGGCCGGCGAGGAGCTCGAGAGACGCATCCGCGTGCGGCTGGAACACCGGGTGGAGGTCCGTGAGCTTCGGGCTGGGCAGGTTGTCAGCGTTGCGCCGTCGTCTTCCAGGACACCGTCCAGTCCCGGCCTCACGCCGGTGACTAGAGCTCCGGTGCCCATCAGCGGCCGGATCGGGTTGCTGGTGGCGGATCCTGACTCGACGCGTCGGGCGCATTTTCTCCAGCGCTTCTCCATGTCTGGTGCCGTGGTGCAGGAGGCGGACAGCCGTGAGGCCGCGCTGGAAAAGGTCGTCTCCAAGGACGTGGAAGCGGTAGTGCTGTGGTCTCGGGGAGGGGCAGAGGAAGACGCGTGGGCCCTCTCTCTCGTGAGTGCGCTACGCCGAGCAGCGCCGCGCACGGGGATCATCGTTCTGTCCCACACCTTTGAAGAGCCCTCCCCGGAGCATGCCCAGGCGGGCGCGGACTTGGCATTCCCGGGCGGCGTGAACGCCAAGGCGCTGTGGTTCGCGGTCAGCTCGCTCGTGCACGGGCGCCGGGAGCGGGCGCAGATCCTGGATCTCGGTGACGTGAAGATCTCGATGATCGCCCGGATGGTCATCGTGAACGGGAAAGAACGGGATGTGGGACCCGTCGCGCATCAGCTGCTCGCGCTGGTGGGCGGCGTGTATCCCGGGACGCTATCCCTTCCGATCCTCCACGACCTCATGGGCTACGCGGGTGAGTACTCGTCCGAGTTCAGCCCGTTGAAACAAGCCTTCCGTCGAGTGCGAGAGAGACTCACGCCCTTCGGCGACATCCTCGAGACCCGGGGCGGCTGTCGTCTCATTCATACCTCCCAGCTGTGCCGGAAGTCCGACACGATGCCGAAGGTGGACCGCGGCGCCGAGCCCGCCGAGCCCGACGCAAGACAGACGTCGAAGTCGAAGCCGAAGTCGAAGCGGCCGGCAGGCAAGCCGAAGAAGCAACGCGAGTAG